A single region of the Musa acuminata AAA Group cultivar baxijiao chromosome BXJ1-11, Cavendish_Baxijiao_AAA, whole genome shotgun sequence genome encodes:
- the LOC103971165 gene encoding uncharacterized protein LOC103971165 isoform X2, whose translation MAGEEGVTLESLRKKMADFARERDWDQFHSPRNLLLALVGEVGELSEIFQWKGEVPKGLLDWKEDEKEHLGEELSDVLLYLVRLSDICGVDLGRAALRKLELNALKYPVHLCKGSSRKHTHYSQANEDSDTSAPEGAGAGAGSSW comes from the exons ATGGCAGGAGAGGAAGGGGTGACCCTAGAAAGCTTGCGGAAGAAGATGGCAGACTTCGCAAGGGAGAGGGACTGGGACCAATTCCACAGCCCCAGAAACCTCCTGCTAGCCCTG GTGGGAGAGGTCGGGGAGCTGTCCGAGATCTTCCAGTGGAAAGGTGAGGTGCCCAAAGGGTTGCTTGACTGGAAGGAGGATGAGAAGGAACATCTTGGGGAGGAGCTCTCTGATGTCCTGCTCTACCTCGTGAGGCTATCGGACATCTGCGGTGTGGACCTGGGACGGGCTGCCCTCAGGAAGCTGGAGCTCAATGCTCTCAAGTACCCCGTCCATTTATGCAAGGGCTCTTCGAGGAAGCACACCCACTACTCCCAAGCAAATGAGGACTCCGACACTTCAGCTCCTGAGG GTGCAGGTGCAGGTGCCGGCTCCTCTTGGTGA
- the LOC103971165 gene encoding uncharacterized protein LOC103971165 isoform X1: MAGEEGVTLESLRKKMADFARERDWDQFHSPRNLLLALVGEVGELSEIFQWKGEVPKGLLDWKEDEKEHLGEELSDVLLYLVRLSDICGVDLGRAALRKLELNALKYPVHLCKGSSRKHTHYSQANEDSDTSAPEGAGAGAGAGSSW; encoded by the exons ATGGCAGGAGAGGAAGGGGTGACCCTAGAAAGCTTGCGGAAGAAGATGGCAGACTTCGCAAGGGAGAGGGACTGGGACCAATTCCACAGCCCCAGAAACCTCCTGCTAGCCCTG GTGGGAGAGGTCGGGGAGCTGTCCGAGATCTTCCAGTGGAAAGGTGAGGTGCCCAAAGGGTTGCTTGACTGGAAGGAGGATGAGAAGGAACATCTTGGGGAGGAGCTCTCTGATGTCCTGCTCTACCTCGTGAGGCTATCGGACATCTGCGGTGTGGACCTGGGACGGGCTGCCCTCAGGAAGCTGGAGCTCAATGCTCTCAAGTACCCCGTCCATTTATGCAAGGGCTCTTCGAGGAAGCACACCCACTACTCCCAAGCAAATGAGGACTCCGACACTTCAGCTCCTGAGG GTGCAGGTGCAGGTGCAGGTGCCGGCTCCTCTTGGTGA